The window GTAATTAATAATTTTTTGTTTCATAAGTTATTTCCTGATTATGCACGTCAGGAGGGACTCGAACCCCCAACCTGCGGTTTTGGAGACCGCTGCTCTACCAATTGAGCTACTGACGTAAATTTTATTTTGTTTCCTTATGAATTGTATGTTTATTACACCACTTGCAATATTTTTTGTACTCTACTCTTCCCGAATGGAGCTTTTTATTTTTGGTGGTAGTGTAATTTCTCCTTTTACACTCAGTACATTCTAATGTAATAATATCTCTCATTTTTCAATTCTCACTTTCTTGAGCTTGCGACCGGGATTGAACCGGTGACCTCTTCCTTACCAAGGAA is drawn from Ignavibacteria bacterium and contains these coding sequences:
- the rpmG gene encoding 50S ribosomal protein L33 encodes the protein MRDIITLECTECKRRNYTTTKNKKLHSGRVEYKKYCKWCNKHTIHKETK